A single region of the Ancylobacter novellus DSM 506 genome encodes:
- a CDS encoding cold-shock protein encodes MATGTVKWFNSQKGYGFIQPDAGSSDVFVHISAVERAGLSTLNEGQKVSYEVEADRRTGKSSAANLRAL; translated from the coding sequence ATGGCGACAGGTACTGTGAAGTGGTTCAACAGCCAGAAGGGCTACGGCTTCATTCAGCCGGACGCGGGCAGCAGCGATGTGTTCGTGCACATCTCGGCGGTGGAACGCGCCGGCCTGAGCACGCTCAACGAGGGCCAGAAGGTTTCCTACGAGGTCGAAGCCGACCGTCGTACCGGCAAGTCTTCCGCCGCCAATCTTCGGGCGCTCTGA